Within Candidatus Methylomirabilota bacterium, the genomic segment GGTCTACCACGACTGGCTCTCCTTCGACGACAGGAGATCGCTCTGAGCTAAAAGCGGAACGAGATTCCGCTGAGGAAGTGGTGCGTGCTCAGGTGGGTTCTGAACTTGATCTCCCCCGAGTCGAGCGCCGCCCGGACGTGGGTATACCGATACTCGGCGAAGAGGGCGATGCTCCCCGTGAATTCCCACGCCACGCCGCCTCCCACTTTCAGGCCATGGGTCGCGCGCGTGTCGAAGCCCTCGAGATGCTGGATGTAGAACCCCGGTCCGATCGTCAGGTACGGCTGGAGCTGGCCATGAGGGAAGTCCGTGCTCACGAGCATCGGCCACCGGAGCATCAGGTCGAAGGAAACCGCGGTGATGAAGAAATCGACCTCCCGGAATTTCACGGGCCCTGCGCCGGAGACGTTGATTGGGGCCTTGAACAGGACCCCCCTGGTATCGGTGATCGTCCCCTTTCCTATCTTGGTCTGAGCGCCGATGTCTGGTCGAAAATGG encodes:
- a CDS encoding outer membrane beta-barrel protein, producing the protein MAVALTWLVVGVCPAAAEWFTDLYGGMSVTESHHFSLDGHLDGVATAGLVSNVSFDKSFSVGGRVGHWFESPKFFGLSLDVSHFRPDIGAQTKIGKGTITDTRGVLFKAPINVSGAGPVKFREVDFFITAVSFDLMLRWPMLVSTDFPHGQLQPYLTIGPGFYIQHLEGFDTRATHGLKVGGGVAWEFTGSIALFAEYRYTHVRAALDSGEIKFRTHLSTHHFLSGISFRF